A window of Komagataella phaffii GS115 chromosome 1, complete sequence contains these coding sequences:
- a CDS encoding Mitochondrial protein required for the stability of Oli1p mRNA and for the Oli1p ring formation, which yields MLRSLKPVTAFALKRSLLSIKQVHGTQSVLRSPVRNSSSISSADEDPNLPWYLRTETKVAKPIEMPELPESSPQKLHELVKYFIKDLGIEDIKVFDLSMNEEEEVDGSKFLGKYMVIGTGKSNKHLAKAGTEMMNFLKHEYGTPSSNIEGLVKDTLLIRQQKRLKRKGGKLSSPQSNDFGVSANSWIMIDTNIDDIYVHFLTEKRRKELNLEYLWCSAEDRPLYHQEVATTQSDDIFSGIRNYHTSSRTSRTYGVSRPQHLPSFTRSYSSTPSINELVHLSESGSYQEISKFTNHNDPEVTQLILLSHINFFQNLPLNKAIAHADELYKSFEAAFPAFDASSDHWKIRYLFLDMMHKVDKSRWSFSIIENNFYGKSSHGHRLTEEDLKYFIKSVIESPELSNRYLDPNSNYDHDSTPFKDEGSESFVSISNNKLGKIAKFIQLCYPDLPEGNVFNHFESWDSTVLPLLLTVVSQTTHENFITPVKLSELSSPIANHKPVPYNKTHLDALLEVIRVSQPNFLLNDETRMNFIFILTILANAHEWERVYKLWDAALENSVPINPGSTFKPDTRPWAYLIDLVAKIGDPANARVFLQKRWPQMIHNGIDATDPKIGTATAVLLKVADPENVLFKNVK from the coding sequence ATGCTACGTAGCCTTAAACCAGTCACTGCCTTCGCCTTAAAAAGATCCTTGCTTAGTATAAAGCAGGTACACGGGACTCAAAGTGTGTTGAGGTCACCGGTTAGAAACTCCTCAAGCATCAGCAGCGCAGACGAGGACCCTAACTTGCCATGGTACTTGAGGACGGAAACAAAAGTGGCTAAACCCATTGAAATGCCCGAATTACCTGAAAGCTCTCCTCAAAAACTACATGAACTTGTCAAGTACTTTATAAAGGATCTTGGaattgaagatatcaaggTATTCGATCTGAGTATgaacgaagaagaggaagttGATGGGTCAAAGTTTCTTGGGAAGTACATGGTGATTGGAACTGGAAAGTCTAATAAACATCTCGCCAAAGCTGGTACAGAAATGATGAATTTTCTGAAACACGAGTACGGGACTCCTAGCAGCAATATTGAAGGGTTGGTCAAGGACACCCTTTTGATAAGACAAcagaaaagattgaaaagaaaaggtgGAAAGCTATCCAGCCCTCAAAGTAATGACTTTGGAGTTAGTGCAAATTCATGGATCATGATTGATACGAATATTGATGACATTTACGTCCATTTTTTGActgaaaagagaagaaaggaacTAAACTTGGAGTATCTTTGGTGTAGTGCTGAAGACAGACCATTGTATCACCAGGAAGTTGCTACAACTCAATCGGATGACATTTTCAGTGGTATTAGAAATTACCACACATCTTCAAGAACGTCTAGAACTTACGGTGTTTCAAGGCCCCAGCATTTGCCAAGTTTCACAAGATCATATTCTTCTACACCAAGTATCAATGAGCTCGTTCATTTATCAGAATCAGGAAGTTACCAAGAAATATCCAAATTTACTAATCATAATGATCCTGAGGTGACTCAGCTGATTTTACTCTCTCACataaatttttttcagaatttgCCCTTGAACAAGGCTATCGCACACGCTGACGAGCTATACAAGAGCTTTGAAGCAGCATTCCCAGCATTTGATGCCTCCTCTGATCACTGGAAAATCCGTTATCTATTTTTGGACATGATGCATAAAGTTGATAAATCCAGGTGGTCATTCTCcatcattgaaaacaatttctACGGAAAATCCTCCCATGGACACAGGCTCACTGAAGAGGACTTGAAGTACTTCATCAAGTCCGTAATTGAATCTCCTGAACTTTCGAACAGATATTTGGATCCTAATTCTAACTACGACCACGATTCCACGcctttcaaagatgaaggGTCTGAATCATTCGTTAGTATTTCTAATAACAAATTAGGAAAGATTGCCAAGTTTATTCAGCTGTGTTATCCTGACCTCCCAGAGGGAAATGTGTTTAATCATTTTGAGTCATGGGATTCTACGGTACTCCCATTGCTCTTGACTGTTGTCAGTCAGACCACCCATGAAAACTTCATTACTCCTGTAAAGCTGTCAGAATTATCATCACCAATAGCTAACCACAAACCCGTTCCATACAACAAGACGCATCTTGATGCTCTGCTTGAAGTTATTCGAGTTTCTCAGCCTaactttttgttgaacGATGAGACCAGAATGAATTTTATTTTTATTCTGACCATTCTGGCAAACGCTCATGAGTGGGAGCGAGTGTATAAACTTTGGGATGCTGCTTTAGAAAACTCTGTCCCTATAAATCCTGGATCAACGTTCAAACCTGACACCAGACCCTGGGCTTACCTGATCGATCTAGTTGCCAAGATAGGCGACCCTGCCAATGCGAGAGTGTTCCTACAAAAACGGTGGCCGCAAATGATTCACAATGGTATTGATGCCACTGATCCTAAGATAGGCACTGCTACTGCCGTGCTCTTGAAGGTAGCAGACCCTGAAAATGTACTGTTCAAAAACGTAAAATAG
- a CDS encoding transcription factor, with product MEWKLKPELEPPVDLFNGNIVSPLEDMSFIGQAPNFIPTGDIIQQSITPIPDNNSSDSSKDQVVNKKKEQNRAAQRAFRQRKEAKIQELTELLNQSKKENYSLKLQLDQLKQSLNPREPKDLNYEFPSTKNEFIHTLLKDNTKHNLSGADVNVSKTYTDCDQELLTISAVWDYLDQKRSNIEENSQELDIQSIVESLKGNERCHGYGPAYPKSLIDELVCQYTYDS from the coding sequence ATGGAGTGGAAACTGAAACCCGAGCTCGAACCTCCAGTTGATCTCTTTAATGGGAACATTGTCTCACCTCTTGAGGATATGTCGTTCATAGGTCAAGCCCCAAATTTCATCCCCACAGGTGACATCATTCAGCAAAGTATAACACCCATCCCAGACAATAATAGTAGTGATTCTTCTAAAGACCAGGTAgtgaacaagaaaaaggaaCAAAACAGAGCGGCCCAAAGAGCTTTTCGTCAACGTAAAGAGGCAaaaattcaagaacttACAGAACTTCTAAACCAgtccaagaaagaaaattactctttgaagttgcAGCTCGATCAACTGAAACAGAGCCTGAATCCACGGgaaccaaaagatttgaattACGAATTTCCGAGTACGAAAAATGAGTTTATACACACATTGCTCAAAGATAACACGAAACATAATTTAAGTGGAGCAGACGTTAATGTCTCTAAAACGTACACCGACTGCGATCAAGAACTGCTCACCATTAGTGCCGTATGGGACTATTTAGACCAAAAAAGGTCTAATATAGAAGAAAATAGTCAAGAGCTGGACATTCAAAGTATCGTTGAGTCTCTTAAAGGAAATGAGAGATGCCATGGATATGGACCAGCTTATCCCAAGTCGTTGATCGATGAATTGGTTTGTCAATATACATATGATTCTTGA
- a CDS encoding U3 small nucleolar RNA-associated protein, with product MASTRQRITNVRNPTLVAPPTPEQRYWRGFGHTQLVKEHSSVTNICFNPISPHDFAVTSSTRVQLFSSKTRQVVKTFSRFKDTVYSGEFRHDGKLLVAGDASGLVQIFHADNPRSLLVSFKPSSYPTHVTKFHPNNNSNLLTASDDRIVRLYDITNTDKALVQFSGHDDYVRSASFIPGTNLITTGSYDGIVRIWDPREDGHKPITSLDQNFAVEDLMSLSSTNLISCGGPSVKVWDLSSNKLIQEMNNFTKTVTCLYNAAERGILAGSIDGHVKVFDTNNQGNYEVKYGWKFGSGVLSCGVSPNNKHFVAGLNSGLLAIRTRKTESKPKAIKAPKSGNFAQVVRGNYHGESENRIINDKPMKQAKRLKSFERDLIAFKWSDALDSCLSEEQGKEMTVSCLEELRKKGKVRVALTNRSEATLEPLLSWCCKYVDDVKLVGLIADYLAIVLEMYPLIFYGSPILEETLRTVQRKVAQEIEKAKAAQVIEGMLSLLSVK from the coding sequence ATGGCTTCCACAAGGCAAAGAATAACCAATGTCAGAAATCCGACGTTGGTAGCTCCCCCAACACCTGAGCAAAGGTATTGGAGAGGATTTGGACATACGCAACTAGTCAAAGAACACAGCTCAGTGACTAATATCTGCTTTAACCCAATAAGCCCTCATGATTTTGCTGTAACAAGTTCCACACGAgtccaacttttcagttcCAAGACAAGGCAAGTCGTGAAAACGTTTTCCAGGTTCAAAGACACCGTTTACAGCGGAGAATTCAGACATGACGGTAAACTTTTGGTGGCTGGTGATGCTTCTGGATTGGTCCAAATATTTCACGCAGATAATCCAAGATCATTACTTGTAAGTTTCAAACCTAGCAGTTACCCAACACATGTCACAAAGTTTCATCCGAACAACAACAGTAACCTATTGACAGCATCAGACGACAGAATAGTGAGGCTCTATGACATTACAAATACAGACAAGGCATTAGTTCAGTTTTCAGGGCACGACGATTATGTTCGTAGTGCCAGTTTTATTCCAGGAACCAACCTTATCACCACTGGTAGTTACGATGGAATTGTAAGAATATGGGATCCAAGAGAAGATGGACACAAGCCTATTACCTCATTAGATCAAAATTTTGCTGTTGAGGACCTTATGTCTCTCAGTTCTACCAATCTGATCTCTTGTGGGGGTCCGAGTGTGAAAGTGTGGGACCTAAGTAGCAACAAGCTTATTCAGGAAATGAACAACTTTACAAAGACTGTCACATGTTTGTACAATGCAGCTGAACGAGGAATATTGGCTGGATCTATCGATGGTCATGTCAAAGTATTCGACACGAATAACCAAGGAAACTACGAAGTCAAGTATGGTTGGAAATTCGGTAGCGGTGTCCTTAGTTGTGGTGTTTCTCCTAATAATAAACATTTTGTTGCCGGGTTGAACTCTGGACTGCTGGCTATCAGAACAAGGAAAACAGAGTCAAAGCCTAAAGCTATTAAAGCACCAAAAAGTGGTAATTTTGCGCAGGTAGTTAGAGGAAATTATCATGGCGAGTCAGAGAATCGTATTATTAATGACAAGCCAATGAAACAAGCCAAAAGACTGAAgagttttgaaagagatcTCATTGCTTTCAAATGGTCGGATGCTTTGGATAGTTGTCTAAGTGAGGAGcaaggaaaagaaatgacGGTCTCCTGCTTGGAAGAGTTGAGAAAGAAGGGTAAGGTCAGAGTGGCTTTGACCAATAGATCAGAAGCTACTTTAGAACCCTTGCTGTCTTGGTGTTGTAAATACGTGGATGATGTTAAGTTAGTCGGCTTAATTGCCGACTATCTGGCAATTGTCTTGGAAATGTACCCCCTAATATTCTATGGAAGCCCCATCCTTGAGGAAACCTTGAgaactgttcaaagaaaagttgcTCAAGAAATAGAGAAAGCCAAAGCAGCACAGGTAATTGAGGGAATGCTGAGTTTACTATCTGTTAAATAA
- a CDS encoding Actin-interacting protein produces MSIQQDSLLAPSPSTTRAVAVHLSYDAKSDKIAYASGKSVYVRSVSNPTDAKQFIKHNYNTTVARFSPSGFYVASADEAGNVKVWDPIGDEMVVKSEFQILNGRINDIAWDADSQRIIVVGDGKERYGHCLTMDTGNTVGEISGHSAPINAVSIRPVRPYRAVTVSDDGGLVFYQGPPFKFVKSVRNNHSNFVRDVRYSDDGNTIVSVGADKKIVLYEGKTGDLIKVVENAHDGGIFSVSWKGDKFVTSSADSKVKLWDSEGSLLKTWSLPKKVENHILGVVTTADYILALTLSGELYYFEENQDDYVQVIQGQQKSITALNVDNDQITTGAYDGRILRDGKIVEGHNNLVVGILSKPIPVTTAWDDTLRKLDSSVSVKLSSQPKDIAGNSNILAVLDQDGVTSYDPSLKQIDKLSIEATSLDVSEKYIIIGTPEKVLVYDTTLKLISDKLPVLRSPSSVVSISPNEKYVAVGDNGGRITLFDIDGGSVKTSRWSFHTAKVNSISWNEDNDHVVTGSLDTNIIIYSVEKPSRNIKALNAHKEGVNGVAWRSQDKIVSVGSDATVKEWSVTY; encoded by the exons ATGTCAATTCAGCAAG ATTCACTTCTAGCTCCATCCCCCTCCACAACAAGAGCCGTGGCGGTTCATCTCTCCTATGACGCCAAATCTGATAAGATAGCATATGCTTCGGGGAAGTCGGTCTATGTTAGATCTGTTAGCAATCCAACGGATGCCAAGCAGTTCATCAAACACAATTATAATACCACTGTTGCAAGGTTTTCTCCTTCAGGATTTTACGTTGCTTCGGCCGATGAGGCTGGTAATGTTAAAGTTTGGGATCCCATCGGTGATGAGATGGTTGTAAAGAGTGAGTTTCAAATTCTCAATGGAAGAATCAATGACATTGCCTGGGATGCGGACAGTCAACgtattattgttgttggtgatgGTAAAGAAAGATATGGACATTGCCTGACCATGGATACCGGAAACACTGTTGGAGAGATTAGTGGACATTCTGCTCCCATCAATGCTGTCAGCATTAGACCTGTAAGACCATATAGAGCAGTGACAGTAAGTGATGATGGTGGACTTGTTTTCTATCAGGGGCCTCCTTTCAAGTTTGTCAAGTCCGTTAGAAACAACCACTCCAACTTTGTTCGTGATGTTCGCTACAGTGATGATGGTAACACCATTGTCAGTGTTGGAGCAGATAAGAAAATCGTTCTTTATGAAGGTAAAACCGGAGATTTGATTAAAGTAGTTGAGAATGCTCATGATGGTGGAAtattttctgtttcttggaAGGGTGATAAGTTTGTTACGAGTTCCGCCGATAGCAAGGTAAAATTATGGGATTCTGAAGGTTCTCTCCTAAAAACTTGGTCACTTCCCAAGAAAGTGGAAAACCATATCCTTGGTGTTGTAACAACCGCCGATTACATTCTTGCTCTTACATTGTCTGGTGAACTTTACTACTTCGAAGAGAATCAAGATGACTATGTTCAAGTAATCCAAGGACAGCAAAAAAGCATTACAGCTTTGAACGTAGACAATGATCAAATTACAACAGGAGCATACGATGGAAGAATACTACGAGATGGTAAAATTGTTGAAGGTCACAATAATTTGGTTGTTGGAATTTTGAGTAAACCCATTCCGGTCACAACAGCTTGGGATGATACACTCAGAAAGTTGGACTCCAGTGTATCAGTAAAACTTTCAAGCCAGCCAAAGGACATTGCCGGTAACAGCAACATACTTGCTGTTTTGGATCAAGATGGAGTTACCAGTTATGATCCCAGCTTGAAACAGATCGATAAACTCTCTATCGAAGCCACTAGTTTGGATGTATCTGAGAAATACATTATTATTGGTACTCCAGAGAAAGTACTAGTGTACGACACtactttgaaattgatcagCGACAAACTACCTGTGTTAAGATCTCCATCATCTGTAGTCTCAATTTCTCCGAACGAGAAGTACGTTGCAGTTGGTGACAACGGGGGAAGGATTACactttttgatattgatggTGGGAGTGTCAAGACCTCCAGGTGGAGTTTCCACACTGCTAAAGTCAATTCTATTTCTTGGAATGAGGACAACGACCATGTCGTAACGGGTTCCTTGGATACCAATATAATCATATACTCTGTCGAGAAGCCTTCACGAAATATCAAGGCTTTGAATGCTCATAAAGAGGGAGTTAATGGAGTGGCTTGGAGAAGCCAGGACAAGATTGTTTCTGTAGGATCTGACGCTACAGTAAAAGAATGGTCTGTCACCTATTAG
- a CDS encoding U3 small nucleolar RNA-associated protein — protein sequence MAKLVHNVQKKQHRERAQPSERRKLGLLEKKKDYKLRAKDRHAKEAYLKLLREKAKNRNPDEYYHAMVNRTTNEDGIMLEKEEEPALTEEEIYLVKTQNATYVSAMRNRDLGKIRRMKQALSYGSEGKHTVFVDNETELETFDPVKFFKTDARLLNQRENRLKVDQLLDGDLKNYDQVFEKTKLDTDAEKLKQLKLLKSHMDRAKKLQELHNEIVISKELTKEGEKEKLIGSDGKPYYKWKTQRKR from the coding sequence ATGGCAAAGCTGGTCCACAACgttcagaagaaacagcATAGAGAGCGAGCCCAGCCttcagaaagaaggaagcttggtcttttggaaaagaagaaagattatAAACTCCGGGCTAAAGATCGTCATGCCAAGGAAGCTTATTTGAAGCTGTTGAGagagaaagcaaagaaCAGAAACCCAGATGAATACTATCATGCTATGGTTAACAGGACAACAAATGAAGATGGAATTATGcttgagaaagaagaagagccGGCCCTCACCGAAGAGGAGATTTATCTAGTAAAGACACAGAATGCCACTTACGTTAGTGCTATGAGAAACAGAGATCTAGGTAAGATTAGAAGGATGAAACAGGCCCTGTCATATGGAAGTGAGGGTAAACACACCGTATTCGTGGATAACGAAACAGAATTGGAAACGTTTGATCCAGTAAAGTTTTTTAAAACCGATGCTAGGTTATTAAACCAGAGAGAAAACCgtttgaaagttgatcaacttttggaTGGTGATCTTAAAAACTACGATCAAGTGTTTGAAAAGACGAAGCTTGATACagatgctgaaaaattgaagcaattgaaacttcTGAAAAGTCATATGGATAGAGCAAAGAAATTACAGGAATTACACAACGAGATTGTCATTAGTAAAGAGTTGACAAAAGAGGgtgaaaaggaaaaattaaTAGGATCCGATGGAAAACCATACTACAAATGGAAAACTCAGAGAAAGAGGTAA
- a CDS encoding Dynamin-like GTPase required for vacuolar sorting translates to MDEHLISTINKLQDALAPLGGGSQAPVDLPQITVVGSQSSGKSSVLENIVGRDFLPRGTGIVTRRPLVLQLINKRPLKTANASLIDIKTVGQDGLKTENNTEEYGEFLHLPDKKFYNFEDIRQEIVKETDKMTGKNAGISAIPINLRIYSPHVLTLTLVDLPGLTKVPVGDQPKDIEKQIREMIMKFISKPNAIILSVNAANQDLANSDGLKLAREVDPEGTRTIGVLTKVDLMDKGTDVIDILAGRVIPLRYGYVPVINRGQRDIEQNKTIKDALQNEKQFFENHASYASKSHYCGTPFLAKKLNSILLHHIKTTLPEIKNRIETALSKYSNELATLGTEVLDSPSSIILNTITDFCNDYNSILNGQSKDISSNELSGGARISFVFHEIFKNGIYALDPFDQIKDTDIRTIMYNSSGSAPSLFVGTQAFELLVKQQISRFHEPSHKCINLIYDELVRIINQILNQNQYARYPLLKEQINQTFVQFLREALIPTDKFCKDIVTAEQTYINTAHPDLLKGSQALSIVQEKLNPSRPNLDPKTGKPIKQQQQTPSPEDDDRGSSFFSGFFSSKNKKKLAAMEAPPSVLKASGTMSDKETQETEVIKLLIQSYFNIVKKSIADIIPKSVMLKLIEFSKSEIQKVLLEKLYNNNDLDSIVKENDVTVARRKECIKMVEALQHANEIVNNV, encoded by the coding sequence ATGGATGAACACCTAATTTCGACCATCAACAAGTTGCAAGATGCCTTGGCTCCTTTGGGGGGAGGATCTCAAGCCCCTGTTGATTTGCCTCAAATCACCGTGGTTGGAAGTCAATCGAGTGGTAAATCGTCCGTATTGGAGAACATTGTGGGAAGAGATTTCCTTCCAAGAGGTACAGGAATCGTCACGAGAAGACCATTGGtccttcaattgatcaacaagaGGCCTTTAAAGACTGCAAACGCATCGTTGATCGACATCAAGACTGTCGGTCAAGATGGCCTTAAAACTGAAAACAATACTGAGGAATACGGTGAGTTCTTACATCTTCCAGATAAAAAGTTCTACAACTTCGAAGATATTCGTCAAGAAATTGTTAAGGAGACTGATAAGATGACCGGAAAGAATGCCGGTATTTCAGCCATACCCATCAACTTGAGAATTTACTCCCCACACGTGTTAACTTTGACCCTTGTGGATCTACCAGGTTTGACTAAGGTTCCCGTCGGTGACCAGCCaaaagatattgaaaaacaaatAAGGGAAATGATCATGAAGTTCATCAGTAAACCTAATGCTATCATCTTGTCCGTCAATGCAGCCAATCAGGATCTGGCCAATAGTGACGGTTTGAAGTTGGCTAGAGAGGTCGATCCCGAAGGTACGAGAACAATCGGTGTCTTGACAAAGGTTGACTTGATGGATAAAGGAACTGATGTTATTGATATCTTAGCCGGTAGAGTCATTCCTTTGAGATATGGTTATGTTCCCGTGATTAATAGAGGTCAGAGAGACATCGAACAGAATAAAACTATCAAAGATGCTCTGCAAAACGAGAAACAGTTTTTTGAGAATCATGCAAGTTATGCTAGTAAGTCGCACTATTGTGGTACCCCATTCTTGGCCAAGAAGTTGAACTCGATTCTTTTGCATCATATCAAGACTACCCTTCCAGAGATTAAGAATAGAATTGAAACTGCCCTCAGCAAGTACTCCAATGAACTGGCAACTTTAGGAACTGAAGTTTTGGATTCGCCAAGTTCCATAATTTTGAACACGATTACTGATTTTTGCAACGATTATAACAGTATTTTGAACGGCCAATCCAAGGACATATCTTCCAATGAACTAAGTGGTGGTGCAAGAATATCATTTGTCTTCcatgaaattttcaagaatggtATCTATGCTTTGGACCCATTCGATCAAATAAAGGATACTGACATTCGTACTATTATGTACAACTCTTCGGGATCAGCGCCATCTCTGTTTGTTGGTACCCAAGCGTTTGAATTATTGGTGAAGCAGCAGATTAGCAGGTTCCATGAGCCTTCTCACAAGTGTATCAATCTTATTTATGACGAATTGGTTCGTATAATTAACCAGATTCTAAATCAGAATCAGTATGCTAGGTATCCCTTATTGAAGGAACAAATTAATCAAActtttgttcaattcttAAGGGAAGCTTTAATTCCAACTGACAAGTTTTGTAAAGACATTGTCACTGCCGAGCAAACTTATATCAACACCGCTCATCCAGATTTATTGAAGGGATCTCAAGCTTTGTCTATTGTACAAGAGAAACTAAACCCAAGTCGTCCTAATTTGGATCCAAAGACCGGAAAGCCGATAaagcaacagcagcaaaCTCCTAGTCCAGAGGATGACGACCGTGGatcctccttcttttctggattttTCTCATCTAAGAATaagaagaagttggctGCTATGGAGGCCCCGCCTTCAGTTTTGAAAGCATCTGGAACCATGTCTGATAAAGAAACACAAGAAACAGAGGTAATCAAGTTGCTGATTCAATCCTACTTTAACATTGTGAAGAAGTCTATTGCTGACATTATTCCAAAGTCTGTGATGCTCAAGCTGATTGAATTCTCAAAATCTGAGATTCAGAAGGTCTTATTGGAGAAATTATACAACAACAATGACCTGGATTCCATTGTCAAAGAGAACGACGTTACTGTGGCTAGAAGAAAGGAGTGCATCAAGATGGTAGAAGCATTACAACATGCTAATGAGATCGTTAATAATGTTTGA
- a CDS encoding Poly(A) polymerase, which produces MNKTYGVTPAISTAGPSSEETRLNDLLVDELRRQGSFESEAATLKRAKVLKTLQQLTQEFVYSVSKSKNMDEGMAKDAGGKIFTFGSYRLGVYGPGSDIDTLVVFPKHINREDFFTVFEKILRQRPELEEIQSVPDAFVPIIKMEFDGISIDLICARLDIPRVPLNLTLDDKNLLKNIDEKDLRALNGTRVTDEILLLVPQPTVFKHALRAIKIWAQRRAVYGNVFGFPGGVAWAMLVARICQLYPNAVSAVIISKFFVILGQWNWPQPVLLKPIEDGPLQVRVWNPRLYPHDKYHKMPVITPAYPSMCATHNITESTKKVILQEFQRGSGIVTEIFSGAKKWSDLFTKHDFFRRYKFYLTVIAATKGSSEEQKKFAGMVESKLRLLVQKLENNENINLAHPFVKTFDQAYLVDSIAQLDSVLEHTGTLSGEEYLKTLTPYSAEAQSDASSEGKVEVRLTRFYIGLQINLKNQRDKKLDIQQPCTEFYTLCQSWPNFNKDIYSLSIKHVKLYNLPSDVYDPDEERPVKTKGDSTHSKRIKSDPAGKKRPKS; this is translated from the coding sequence ATGAACAAAACGTACGGTGTCACTCCAGCAATTAGCACTGCTGGACCCTCCTCCGAGGAGACTCGTCTGAATGACCTGCTGGTAGACGAACTGAGAAGACAGGGTTCCTTTGAAAGTGAAGCGGCGACACTGAAGCGTGCAAAGGTCTTGAAAACCCTCCAACAACTGACCCAGGAGTTCGTCTATAGTGTTAGCAAGAGCAAGAACATGGACGAAGGAATGGCAAAGGACGCTGGGGGCAAAATTTTCACTTTTGGCTCTTATCGTTTAGGTGTGTATGGACCAGGTTCGGATATTGATACGTTGGTGGTCTTTCCTAAGCACATCAATAGAGAGGACTTTTTCACGGTATTCGAAAAAATTTTGAGACAAAGACCTGAACTGGAAGAAATACAAAGTGTTCCAGACGCATTTGTACCAATTATCAAAATGGAGTTTGATGGAATATCAATTGATCTGATTTGTGCTAGATTGGACATTCCCAGAGTGCCGTTGAACCTGACTTTAGATGACAAAAATCTGCTGAAAAACATAGACGAAAAGGATTTAAGAGCATTGAACGGTACAAGAGTCACTGATGAGATCTTGTTATTGGTACCGCAGCCAACAGTATTCAAACATGCTTTAAGAGCAATCAAGATTTGGGCCCAAAGGCGTGCCGTTTACGGAAACGTATTTGGCTTTCCAGGTGGTGTCGCATGGGCAATGCTTGTTGCAAGAATATGCCAGTTATACCCTAATGCTGTTTCTGCAGTgattatttccaaattttttgtCATTCTGGGGCAGTGGAATTGGCCCCAACctgttcttttgaagcCTATCGAAGATGGTCCATTGCAAGTTAGAGTGTGGAACCCTAGACTTTATCCTCATGATAAATACCACAAGATGCCGGTTATTACTCCGGCATATCCCTCAATGTGTGCTACCCACAACATCACTGAATCTACAAAGAAGGTAATTTTACAGGAATTCCAGAGGGGCAGTGGGATTGTCACAGAGATCTTTAGCGGAGCCAAAAAATGGAGTGACTTGTTCACTAAACACGATTTTTTCCGACGCTATAAGTTTTATCTGACTGTTATTGCAGCCACGAAAGGAAGCTCTgaagagcaaaagaagTTTGCCGGAATGGTGGAATCCAAACTTAGATTGCTGGTTCAGAAATTGGAGAACAATGAGAACATCAACTTAGCCCACCCATTCGTGAAAACATTTGACCAGGCTTATCTAGTAGATTCCATTGCTCAACTAGACAGCGTCTTAGAGCATACTGGAACACTCAGTGGGGAAGAGTACTTGAAAACGCTGACGCCGTACAGTGCGGAAGCACAGTCAGATGCTTCATCTGAAggtaaagttgaagttcGTTTGACCAGATTCTACATTGGCCTACAAATCAACTTAAAAAACCAAAGGGACAAGAAACTTGATATCCAACAACCATGCACTGAATTTTACACTCTATGTCAGTCATGGCCCAACTTCAATAAGGACATATACTCACTCTCCATCAAACATGTAAAGTTGTACAACCTTCCGTCCGATGTGTACGATCCAGATGAAGAGAGACCCGTTAAAACAAAAGGAGACTCTACCCATTCTAAGAGGATCAAATCGGACCCAGCGGGCAAGAAGAGACCAAAAAGTTAG